In the genome of Magnolia sinica isolate HGM2019 chromosome 2, MsV1, whole genome shotgun sequence, one region contains:
- the LOC131236402 gene encoding cold-regulated protein 27-like, with protein MEMEGNHRNPNLEMESWDRNDEAIRIPACSDTSGVTNDKNPIDFVEPRNNAGSGHQMVKHVSMTWTDEKHSSYLSSIEASFVKQLHNHKYPSMHFHGWLSRRRRKLIDLNSIPSNANTHFSSGQFKVHRRGCWEKLVFRGAHSRQGTENESHLLLVNPWIQHFRSASTGKEIEATLPKPEENGMPAGKAMYLGGQKHESPTCGIVTSSRQLPPSHSEICGQDSVGSNIEMSDQNFVNEDTEAEEQLKERDDCNGDYKHYKERLRL; from the exons ATGGAAATGGAGGGAAATCATCGAAATCCAAATCTAGAAATGGAGAGCTGGGATCGAAACGACGAAGCAATTAGGATTCCGGCATGTTCGGATACGTCGGGAGTCACCAACGACAAGAATCCAATAGATTTTGTAGAGCCGAGAAACAACGCCGGATCG GGCCACCAAATGGTGAAACATGTGTCCATGACATGGACAGATGAGAAGCACAGTTCATATCTCAGTTCCATAGAAGCATCATTTGTTAAGCAGTTACATAACCACAAGTATCCATCAATGCATTTCCATGGTTGGCTATCAAGAAGAAGACGAAAACTGATAGATCTGAACTCCATTCCATCGAACGCCAACACCCATTTCTCTTCTGGACAG TTTAAAGTTCACCGTAGAGGCTGCTGGGAGAAATTGGTTTTCAGAGGGGCTCATAGTCGGCAAGGCACTGAAAATGAATCTCATCTTCTCTTGGTAAATCCATGGATCCAGCATTTCAGGTCAGCTTCCACCGGCAAAGAGATAGAGGCAACGTTACCCAAACCGGAAGAAAACGGTATGCCAGCTGGCAAAGCAATGTACTTGGGAGGACAGAAGCATGAATCACCAACCTGTGGAATAGTAACAAGTTCAAGGCAACTTCCACCTTCACACTCTGAAATATGTGGCCAAGATTCTGTTGGCAGCAATATAG AGATGTCAGATCAGAACTTTGTGAATGAAGACACTGAAGCAGAGGAGCAGTTAAAAGAGAGGGACGATTGCAATGGAGATTATAAGCACT ATAAAGAAAGATTGAGATTGTAG